From the genome of Ziziphus jujuba cultivar Dongzao chromosome 6, ASM3175591v1, one region includes:
- the LOC107430459 gene encoding ribose-phosphate pyrophosphokinase 1 isoform X1, with protein sequence MASSASMVAPSSVSPSSSSSFSPSSSSSSPSSGFYKTLFSNDSRPRVSVPIGVKCDMAEPSNGKPIVPILNQRTLPKFLESARVEKTVNRNSTRLKLFSGTANPALSKEIAWYMGLELGKINIKRFADGEIYVQLQESVRGCDVFLLQPTCPPVNENLMELEIMIDACRRASAKNITAVVPYFGYARADRKTQGRESIAAKLVANIITEAGANRVLACDIHSGQAIGYFDIPVDHVYCEHVILDYLASKRICSNDLVVVSPDVGGVARARAFAKKLSDAPLAIVDKRRYGHNVAEVMNLIGDVKDKVAVMVDDMIDTAGTIAKGAALLHQEGAREVYACCTHAVFSPPAIERLSNGLFQEVIVTNTIPVAEKNYFPQLTVLSVANLLGETIWRVHDDCSVSSIFQ encoded by the exons ATGGCTTCTTCTGCGTCTATGGTTGCCCCTTCTTCTGTTTCGCCATCGTCGTCTTCGTCATTCTCgccgtcttcttcttcttcttcaccatcaTCTGGTTTCTATAAAACTTTATTCTCAAACGATTCCAGACCTCGTGTTTCCGTTCCTATTGGCGTT AAATGTGATATGGCTGAACCGAGCAATGGGAAGCCGATTGTTCCCATTCTTAACCAACGGACATTGCCCAAGTTCTTGGAATCGGCACGCGTGGAGAAAACAGTGAACAGAAACAGTACCAGGCTCAAATTGTTTTCTGGCACTGCAAATCCTGCACTTTCTAAG GAAATTGCTTGGTACATGGGCTTGGAACTTGGAAAGATCAACATCAAGCGATTTGCAGATGGTGAAATTTATGTTCAGTTGCAAGAGAGTGTTCGAGGATGTGATGTCTTTCTATTGCAGCCGACCTGCCCTCCTGTGAATGAAAATCTTATGGAGCTAGAAATAATGATTGATGCTTGTCGGAGAGCATCAGCAAAAAACATTACTGCTGTGGTTCCATATTTTGGATATGCTCGAGCTGATAGAAAG ACACAGGGCCGCGAATCCATTGCAGCCAAACTGGTTGCAAATATTATCACAGAAGCAGGTGCAAACCGTGTTCTTGCTTGTGATATTCATTCTGGGCAGGCGATAGGATATTTTGATATTCCAGTGGATCATGTGTACTGTGAG CATGTAATCCTTGATTATCTCGCCAGCAAGAGAATTTGTTCTAATGATTTGGTAGTGGTTTCCCCTGATGTTGGTGGTGTTGCTAGAGCACGTGCTTTCGCAAAAAAATTATCCGATGCACCTTTAGCCATTGTCGACAAAAGGCGTTATGGACACAATGTTGCTGAG GTGATGAACCTGATCGGTGATGTGAAAGACAAAGTTGCAGTTATGGTAGATGACATGATTGATACTGCTG GGACAATTGCAAAAGGTGCAGCTCTTTTACACCAAGAAGGAGCTCGGGAAGTCTATGCATGCTGCACTCATGCTGTCTTTAG CCCGCCTGCAATCGAAAGGCTGTCAAATGGCCTGTTCCAAGAGGTGATTGTAACAAACACAATTCCTGTTGCAGAGAAGAATTACTTCCCTCAATTGACTGTGCTTTCAGTGGCTAACTTATTGGGTGAAACTATTTGGCGTGTTCATGACGATTGTTCTGTGAGTAGCATTTTTCAGTGA
- the LOC107430459 gene encoding ribose-phosphate pyrophosphokinase 1 isoform X2, producing the protein MAEPSNGKPIVPILNQRTLPKFLESARVEKTVNRNSTRLKLFSGTANPALSKEIAWYMGLELGKINIKRFADGEIYVQLQESVRGCDVFLLQPTCPPVNENLMELEIMIDACRRASAKNITAVVPYFGYARADRKTQGRESIAAKLVANIITEAGANRVLACDIHSGQAIGYFDIPVDHVYCEHVILDYLASKRICSNDLVVVSPDVGGVARARAFAKKLSDAPLAIVDKRRYGHNVAEVMNLIGDVKDKVAVMVDDMIDTAGTIAKGAALLHQEGAREVYACCTHAVFSPPAIERLSNGLFQEVIVTNTIPVAEKNYFPQLTVLSVANLLGETIWRVHDDCSVSSIFQ; encoded by the exons ATGGCTGAACCGAGCAATGGGAAGCCGATTGTTCCCATTCTTAACCAACGGACATTGCCCAAGTTCTTGGAATCGGCACGCGTGGAGAAAACAGTGAACAGAAACAGTACCAGGCTCAAATTGTTTTCTGGCACTGCAAATCCTGCACTTTCTAAG GAAATTGCTTGGTACATGGGCTTGGAACTTGGAAAGATCAACATCAAGCGATTTGCAGATGGTGAAATTTATGTTCAGTTGCAAGAGAGTGTTCGAGGATGTGATGTCTTTCTATTGCAGCCGACCTGCCCTCCTGTGAATGAAAATCTTATGGAGCTAGAAATAATGATTGATGCTTGTCGGAGAGCATCAGCAAAAAACATTACTGCTGTGGTTCCATATTTTGGATATGCTCGAGCTGATAGAAAG ACACAGGGCCGCGAATCCATTGCAGCCAAACTGGTTGCAAATATTATCACAGAAGCAGGTGCAAACCGTGTTCTTGCTTGTGATATTCATTCTGGGCAGGCGATAGGATATTTTGATATTCCAGTGGATCATGTGTACTGTGAG CATGTAATCCTTGATTATCTCGCCAGCAAGAGAATTTGTTCTAATGATTTGGTAGTGGTTTCCCCTGATGTTGGTGGTGTTGCTAGAGCACGTGCTTTCGCAAAAAAATTATCCGATGCACCTTTAGCCATTGTCGACAAAAGGCGTTATGGACACAATGTTGCTGAG GTGATGAACCTGATCGGTGATGTGAAAGACAAAGTTGCAGTTATGGTAGATGACATGATTGATACTGCTG GGACAATTGCAAAAGGTGCAGCTCTTTTACACCAAGAAGGAGCTCGGGAAGTCTATGCATGCTGCACTCATGCTGTCTTTAG CCCGCCTGCAATCGAAAGGCTGTCAAATGGCCTGTTCCAAGAGGTGATTGTAACAAACACAATTCCTGTTGCAGAGAAGAATTACTTCCCTCAATTGACTGTGCTTTCAGTGGCTAACTTATTGGGTGAAACTATTTGGCGTGTTCATGACGATTGTTCTGTGAGTAGCATTTTTCAGTGA
- the LOC107430459 gene encoding ribose-phosphate pyrophosphokinase 1 isoform X3 — MGLELGKINIKRFADGEIYVQLQESVRGCDVFLLQPTCPPVNENLMELEIMIDACRRASAKNITAVVPYFGYARADRKTQGRESIAAKLVANIITEAGANRVLACDIHSGQAIGYFDIPVDHVYCEHVILDYLASKRICSNDLVVVSPDVGGVARARAFAKKLSDAPLAIVDKRRYGHNVAEVMNLIGDVKDKVAVMVDDMIDTAGTIAKGAALLHQEGAREVYACCTHAVFSPPAIERLSNGLFQEVIVTNTIPVAEKNYFPQLTVLSVANLLGETIWRVHDDCSVSSIFQ; from the exons ATGGGCTTGGAACTTGGAAAGATCAACATCAAGCGATTTGCAGATGGTGAAATTTATGTTCAGTTGCAAGAGAGTGTTCGAGGATGTGATGTCTTTCTATTGCAGCCGACCTGCCCTCCTGTGAATGAAAATCTTATGGAGCTAGAAATAATGATTGATGCTTGTCGGAGAGCATCAGCAAAAAACATTACTGCTGTGGTTCCATATTTTGGATATGCTCGAGCTGATAGAAAG ACACAGGGCCGCGAATCCATTGCAGCCAAACTGGTTGCAAATATTATCACAGAAGCAGGTGCAAACCGTGTTCTTGCTTGTGATATTCATTCTGGGCAGGCGATAGGATATTTTGATATTCCAGTGGATCATGTGTACTGTGAG CATGTAATCCTTGATTATCTCGCCAGCAAGAGAATTTGTTCTAATGATTTGGTAGTGGTTTCCCCTGATGTTGGTGGTGTTGCTAGAGCACGTGCTTTCGCAAAAAAATTATCCGATGCACCTTTAGCCATTGTCGACAAAAGGCGTTATGGACACAATGTTGCTGAG GTGATGAACCTGATCGGTGATGTGAAAGACAAAGTTGCAGTTATGGTAGATGACATGATTGATACTGCTG GGACAATTGCAAAAGGTGCAGCTCTTTTACACCAAGAAGGAGCTCGGGAAGTCTATGCATGCTGCACTCATGCTGTCTTTAG CCCGCCTGCAATCGAAAGGCTGTCAAATGGCCTGTTCCAAGAGGTGATTGTAACAAACACAATTCCTGTTGCAGAGAAGAATTACTTCCCTCAATTGACTGTGCTTTCAGTGGCTAACTTATTGGGTGAAACTATTTGGCGTGTTCATGACGATTGTTCTGTGAGTAGCATTTTTCAGTGA